One genomic segment of Aquipluma nitroreducens includes these proteins:
- a CDS encoding glycoside hydrolase family 43 protein → MTKKQFILLLAIGIISGICTAQTKQTKTSGNPIMEGWYADPEGALFDNTFWVYPTYSAKYEEQTFLDAISSEDLVHWKKYSHIIDTSAVKWANRAMWAPCIVKKDANYYLFFSVNDIQAPFRDGYVAAENKIGGIGIGISSKPEGPFRDYLGKPLIQEFYNKAQPIDQFVFHDKDGQYYIIYGGWGHCNIAKLNNDFTGLVPYPDGNTVKEITPEGYVEGPLMFIRNGKYYMMWSEGGWTNDSYKAAYGISDSPFGPFKKMGTILKSDPAIATGAGHHSVVNIPGTDEWYIFYHRRPIPSEGRDHRVVCVDRMYFNPDGTIQPVKMTWEGVPEIKVK, encoded by the coding sequence ATGACTAAAAAGCAATTCATCTTACTGCTGGCCATCGGAATAATTTCCGGAATCTGCACAGCACAGACTAAACAAACAAAAACCTCCGGAAACCCAATTATGGAAGGTTGGTATGCCGATCCGGAAGGCGCCCTTTTTGACAATACTTTTTGGGTTTATCCAACCTATTCGGCCAAATACGAAGAACAAACATTTCTGGATGCCATCTCGTCTGAAGACCTGGTACACTGGAAAAAGTACTCGCACATCATCGACACTTCTGCTGTAAAGTGGGCCAACAGGGCAATGTGGGCGCCATGTATTGTCAAAAAAGACGCCAATTATTACCTGTTTTTCTCGGTCAACGACATTCAGGCACCATTTCGTGACGGATATGTTGCTGCCGAAAATAAAATCGGAGGCATCGGGATTGGTATTTCTTCAAAACCCGAAGGCCCATTCCGCGATTATTTGGGCAAACCGTTAATTCAGGAATTCTACAACAAAGCGCAACCCATCGATCAGTTTGTTTTTCACGACAAAGATGGCCAGTACTACATCATTTACGGTGGCTGGGGGCATTGCAACATTGCAAAGCTCAATAACGATTTTACCGGGCTAGTTCCATATCCTGACGGAAATACAGTGAAAGAAATTACTCCGGAAGGTTATGTCGAAGGTCCACTCATGTTCATCCGAAACGGAAAATATTACATGATGTGGTCAGAAGGCGGTTGGACGAACGACAGTTACAAAGCAGCCTACGGAATTTCTGATTCGCCATTCGGCCCATTCAAAAAAATGGGGACCATTCTGAAATCTGATCCTGCAATCGCAACTGGCGCCGGGCATCATTCTGTAGTAAACATTCCGGGAACCGACGAATGGTACATTTTTTACCACCGCCGTCCGATTCCAAGTGAAGGCCGCGATCACCGCGTGGTGTGTGTCGACCGCATGTATTTTAATCCGGATGGAACCATTCAACCCGTTAAAATGACCTGGGAAGGTGTTCCAGAAATAAAAGTGAAGTAA
- a CDS encoding SMP-30/gluconolactonase/LRE family protein, with translation MYKLLLLGVFFLSVLYGQLQNNQLFDQNSKVTKVGGGYAFTEGPSVAPDGRVFFTDQPNDKIYVWNEKGNTITTFLHSCERSNGTYFNKKGELIACADLHNRLVIFDKKGKMKIIAENYNDEPLNAPNDLWIAPNGGIYFSDPYYVRDYWEPGRKEVQDKRGVYYLNPEGKVVRVIDDYKQPNGLIGTPDGKTLYVSDIQDHKIWKYDIQADGSLANKTFFAPEGSDGMTIDNQGNVYLTNNVVSVFNSKGENIARIEVPEQPSNVCFGGGKRNILFITARTSVYILKMNSKGVN, from the coding sequence ATGTATAAACTTCTGCTTCTTGGAGTTTTTTTCCTCTCAGTTCTCTACGGACAATTGCAAAACAATCAATTATTCGATCAAAATTCAAAAGTGACCAAGGTTGGTGGCGGTTACGCCTTTACCGAGGGTCCTTCGGTTGCTCCTGATGGCCGTGTATTTTTTACCGATCAGCCCAACGACAAAATTTATGTCTGGAACGAAAAAGGAAATACAATTACTACATTTTTACACTCCTGCGAACGTTCGAACGGAACCTATTTCAATAAAAAAGGAGAACTGATTGCCTGTGCAGATTTACATAACCGTTTAGTGATTTTCGACAAAAAAGGGAAAATGAAAATCATCGCCGAAAATTACAACGATGAACCACTAAATGCGCCAAACGACCTTTGGATTGCGCCCAATGGCGGTATCTATTTTAGCGATCCGTATTACGTCCGCGACTATTGGGAACCGGGAAGAAAAGAAGTTCAGGACAAACGAGGAGTTTACTATTTAAATCCGGAAGGAAAAGTAGTTCGCGTAATTGACGACTACAAACAACCCAACGGACTGATTGGAACTCCGGATGGGAAAACACTTTATGTAAGCGATATTCAGGATCATAAAATCTGGAAATACGACATTCAAGCAGATGGATCGCTTGCCAACAAGACCTTTTTTGCTCCTGAAGGCTCGGATGGAATGACCATCGATAATCAAGGAAATGTATATCTTACAAACAATGTTGTATCGGTATTCAATTCGAAAGGCGAAAATATTGCGCGGATTGAAGTTCCGGAACAACCTTCGAATGTATGTTTCGGAGGAGGAAAAAGAAATATTCTATTTATCACAGCCCGCACTTCGGTATATATCCTGAAAATGAACTCCAAAGGAGTAAACTAA
- a CDS encoding DUF2490 domain-containing protein, whose protein sequence is MRVKFTGLLLFLTIFGFSNCFAQLGSDGSYLWNSTSITYSFNDKTELAFGNKDQYSNQIDRLEYYHFELIGYRKLTSKFSLGLGVRQTESYKSGGWIPGQTYLFYGILFFNPFDIKIKFSNRLTAKVSKTADTQYGLDNISNIDFFTKSKCRFPKPYLMDELFSNLNSGKVQTVRIYGGFHVFKKEHWGIDLYYCNWQTRSTADWKAYNVLGISTKVRI, encoded by the coding sequence ATGAGGGTGAAATTTACAGGACTGCTGCTTTTTCTGACAATATTTGGCTTTTCGAACTGTTTTGCACAGCTTGGTTCTGATGGCTCCTATCTCTGGAATTCGACAAGTATAACCTATTCATTTAATGATAAAACAGAGTTGGCTTTTGGCAATAAAGATCAGTATAGCAATCAGATTGACAGGCTTGAATATTATCATTTTGAACTGATTGGCTACCGTAAGTTGACCAGTAAATTTTCACTTGGACTTGGGGTACGGCAAACCGAAAGTTACAAGTCGGGCGGCTGGATCCCAGGACAAACCTATTTGTTTTATGGGATTTTGTTCTTTAATCCTTTCGATATTAAGATTAAATTTTCGAACCGACTTACAGCAAAAGTTAGTAAAACAGCCGACACCCAATATGGCCTTGACAATATTTCGAACATTGATTTTTTTACGAAGTCGAAATGTAGATTTCCCAAACCTTATCTGATGGATGAACTTTTCTCGAATTTAAATTCAGGAAAGGTACAAACTGTGCGGATTTACGGAGGTTTTCATGTGTTCAAAAAAGAACATTGGGGAATTGACCTTTACTACTGCAATTGGCAAACCCGATCGACCGCTGATTGGAAAGCTTACAACGTACTTGGAATAAGTACCAAAGTGAGAATTTGA
- a CDS encoding alpha/beta hydrolase — protein MKRFATISILFVSLQLSAQQTIPLYPGVIPNSTDYPMKEIKMEKDDQLLGFRSISQPTLAFYLPDEKIATGAAVVICPGGGYGMESYRLEGTNIAETFQKNGIAAFILKYRLPSDSIMPDKSVGPLQDAQQAIKTVRGHATEWNVNPSKIGIMGFSAGGHLASTAGTHFNKAYIPNPENISLRPDFMILVYPVISMQEGLTHGGSKNNLLGKSPYDEQVTLFSNDLQVAANTPPTWITHTGDDTVVPVENSIRFYQRLIKNKVPAEMHLYPSGNHGFVLKLPTDEWMQPLFGWMQKSGITK, from the coding sequence ATGAAACGATTTGCCACAATTTCAATCCTGTTTGTGTCGTTGCAACTCTCAGCACAACAAACCATTCCGCTTTATCCAGGTGTCATACCCAATAGTACAGATTACCCGATGAAAGAAATAAAAATGGAAAAGGACGATCAGTTGTTGGGATTTCGAAGTATTTCACAACCAACATTAGCCTTTTATCTTCCGGATGAGAAAATTGCCACTGGAGCCGCCGTGGTTATTTGCCCGGGAGGAGGCTATGGCATGGAAAGTTACCGGCTTGAAGGAACTAATATTGCCGAAACATTTCAGAAAAACGGCATCGCAGCTTTTATCTTAAAGTATCGATTACCTAGCGATTCAATTATGCCCGACAAGTCAGTTGGGCCACTACAGGACGCACAGCAAGCCATAAAAACTGTTCGTGGGCATGCTACAGAATGGAACGTCAACCCATCAAAAATCGGGATCATGGGATTTTCGGCAGGGGGACATCTGGCCTCAACTGCAGGTACCCATTTCAACAAAGCATATATTCCCAATCCTGAAAACATCAGTCTTCGTCCCGATTTTATGATCCTCGTTTATCCGGTCATTAGTATGCAGGAAGGTCTGACGCACGGCGGATCGAAGAATAATTTACTGGGTAAATCACCTTATGATGAACAAGTTACGCTCTTTTCGAATGACTTGCAGGTGGCTGCCAATACGCCCCCAACCTGGATTACTCATACCGGTGATGACACTGTGGTTCCGGTTGAGAACAGCATTCGTTTTTACCAGCGACTGATCAAGAATAAAGTTCCGGCTGAAATGCACCTTTATCCTTCAGGAAATCACGGCTTTGTATTAAAATTACCAACCGACGAATGGATGCAACCTTTGTTTGGCTGGATGCAAAAAAGTGGGATAACGAAGTAA
- a CDS encoding polysaccharide deacetylase family protein has product MKITVTLLLILFTAITGFSRIVKKPIPDKLVVLTFDDATASQYSVVAPLLKEFGFGATFFICEFPPNFNDTAKYMNWRQIGELNRMGFEIANHTRNHPAIAKLSKEKIEEQLNYIERKCDSMKIRGPVTFAYPGYSLSLPGLKVLKGKDYQFARAGGSRAYDPMTDHPLLIPSWAMNSENKSQIMEAFDEAHNGKIVILTIHGVPDAEHPWVNTTPELFKEYLQYLSDNHFNVIAFRDLGKYINAKKAMETIVPDLTKKLKN; this is encoded by the coding sequence ATGAAAATAACAGTTACGCTTCTATTGATCCTTTTTACAGCGATTACAGGCTTTTCAAGAATTGTAAAGAAACCAATTCCGGACAAACTAGTTGTATTAACTTTCGACGATGCTACCGCAAGCCAATATTCGGTTGTTGCACCACTTCTGAAAGAATTTGGCTTTGGAGCCACTTTTTTCATTTGTGAATTTCCACCCAACTTCAACGATACTGCCAAGTACATGAACTGGCGCCAGATCGGTGAACTTAATCGAATGGGTTTTGAGATTGCTAACCATACCAGAAATCATCCGGCCATCGCGAAATTATCCAAAGAAAAAATTGAAGAGCAACTTAATTACATCGAGCGAAAATGCGATTCGATGAAAATTAGGGGTCCAGTTACTTTTGCCTACCCAGGCTACAGCCTTAGCTTGCCTGGACTAAAAGTTCTTAAGGGAAAAGATTATCAATTTGCACGTGCTGGTGGAAGCCGCGCTTACGATCCAATGACAGATCATCCACTTCTGATTCCAAGTTGGGCCATGAATTCTGAAAACAAATCACAGATCATGGAAGCTTTCGATGAAGCTCACAATGGAAAGATTGTGATACTAACCATTCACGGGGTTCCTGATGCCGAACACCCATGGGTAAATACGACTCCCGAACTATTTAAAGAATATCTCCAATATTTATCTGATAATCATTTTAACGTAATCGCTTTTCGTGACCTGGGAAAATACATCAATGCGAAAAAAGCGATGGAAACAATTGTTCCTGACCTGACTAAAAAACTAAAAAATTAA
- a CDS encoding nitroreductase family protein: MIDLLRTRRSIRKFTEQPIEPEKLEILKEAILRAPTSKNSNACEYIFIDAPELLQKLALCKPHGAASLQTAKLAIAVLVDESKTVAWIEDSSIAAFIGHLTAHSLGLGSCWIQIRGREYSEEKTSEAYVCETLHIPEGFRVLSIVAIGYAQRSHEGKPLSDLNFGKIHSNRF, encoded by the coding sequence ATGATCGATCTTTTACGCACCCGCCGAAGTATTCGGAAATTTACCGAACAGCCCATCGAACCAGAGAAACTTGAAATTCTCAAGGAAGCCATTCTTCGCGCTCCAACTTCAAAAAACTCGAATGCCTGCGAATATATATTTATCGACGCACCAGAATTGCTTCAGAAATTAGCACTTTGTAAACCACATGGAGCTGCGTCTTTGCAAACAGCGAAACTGGCAATTGCTGTTTTAGTCGACGAAAGTAAAACGGTTGCATGGATTGAAGATTCGTCGATTGCAGCTTTCATCGGACATTTAACTGCGCATTCGCTCGGACTGGGCAGTTGCTGGATTCAGATTCGTGGTCGCGAGTATTCTGAAGAAAAAACCAGCGAAGCCTATGTATGCGAAACCCTTCATATTCCTGAAGGATTCCGGGTTTTGAGCATTGTTGCCATTGGATACGCACAACGTTCTCACGAAGGTAAACCATTGAGTGATCTGAATTTCGGGAAAATTCATTCAAACAGATTTTAA
- a CDS encoding RNA polymerase sigma factor, giving the protein MIRDRSQWLGVWKRFRSGDRYAFSEIYEEFADVLFAYGSKITSDRELLKDCIQDLFYNLYRYNIQLHNPENLEFYLFRSLKNDIIRKIRKNYHEASLTDEGMLLFDLKFQAEQDIHDIESNELRVNALRKILQTIDPQKRELLFLKFSTGLNYSEIGELVGMTSDAVKKQVYRTLDNLRDQFGEQLLSLLMISVRR; this is encoded by the coding sequence GTGATTCGGGATAGAAGTCAATGGTTAGGAGTATGGAAACGGTTTCGGTCGGGCGATCGGTATGCATTTAGCGAAATCTATGAAGAGTTTGCCGATGTGCTATTTGCTTATGGAAGTAAAATTACCAGCGACCGGGAATTACTTAAAGACTGCATACAAGATTTATTTTATAATCTTTATCGGTATAATATTCAATTGCACAATCCTGAAAATCTTGAATTCTATTTGTTCCGTTCGCTGAAAAATGACATTATCCGCAAAATTCGGAAGAATTATCACGAAGCAAGTCTGACCGATGAAGGGATGCTTCTGTTTGATTTAAAGTTTCAGGCAGAGCAAGATATTCACGATATTGAATCGAATGAATTACGTGTCAACGCTCTTCGAAAAATACTCCAAACTATTGATCCCCAGAAACGTGAACTGCTATTTTTGAAATTCAGTACCGGATTAAATTATTCTGAAATTGGTGAACTTGTTGGAATGACCTCAGATGCTGTTAAAAAGCAAGTTTATCGTACTCTCGACAATCTTCGTGATCAGTTTGGCGAACAATTACTTTCCTTGTTGATGATTTCCGTCAGGCGCTAA
- a CDS encoding FecR family protein, protein MTFSDQKFIEDPKFLQWIFHNNQLVNQYWEQYLLEHPEEEAQIIELKTRLSELKYSDETMLQFEKEQIAQQVISRINLDLEKNKRQSIFVSFLKYAAVAVAFAVIGGLAVYLNSDNNSIYQQLAGQMVQIPSEGQGPLLITSTGENVDLKKSNSSVDYTRNGAIVLNSDSVIKAADDMPNVMNQLVIPYGNQSKLILSDNTVVWLNAGSRLVYPTFFSGKTREVLLFGEAFFEVSKNADKPFIVKTSDIEIKVLGTQFNVSAYAEDKVIQTVLKEGSVAIRQNNASFFDKEVVLKPNQMASFAKNSNETKLTDVDVSYYTLWTKGLLSFDDVDFNRIVKKVERFYNISVNFSEPILGTIRISGKLDLKKNKDEVLEYLEKVSLTNIKKISENQYMVKK, encoded by the coding sequence ATGACTTTTTCTGATCAAAAATTCATAGAGGATCCGAAATTTCTGCAATGGATTTTCCATAACAACCAGTTGGTCAATCAATATTGGGAACAATACCTTTTGGAGCATCCTGAAGAAGAAGCTCAGATTATTGAGCTTAAAACCCGCCTTTCAGAATTGAAATATTCGGATGAAACCATGTTGCAATTTGAAAAAGAGCAAATCGCGCAGCAAGTTATATCGCGTATCAATCTGGATTTGGAAAAGAATAAGCGGCAATCCATATTTGTTTCTTTCCTGAAATATGCTGCCGTTGCTGTCGCTTTTGCTGTTATTGGCGGTCTTGCAGTTTATTTAAATTCCGACAATAATTCGATTTACCAGCAACTTGCCGGACAAATGGTGCAGATTCCTTCGGAAGGGCAGGGGCCGTTGCTGATTACTTCAACCGGAGAAAATGTTGATCTCAAAAAATCAAATTCAAGTGTAGATTATACCCGAAACGGAGCTATCGTTTTAAATAGCGATTCAGTTATTAAGGCCGCCGATGATATGCCGAATGTTATGAATCAGTTGGTTATTCCATATGGAAACCAATCGAAGCTGATTTTATCTGACAATACGGTTGTTTGGCTGAATGCTGGTAGCCGTTTGGTTTATCCTACTTTTTTTAGCGGTAAAACACGCGAAGTTCTTTTGTTTGGAGAAGCCTTTTTCGAAGTTTCAAAAAATGCAGATAAGCCCTTCATTGTTAAAACTTCTGACATTGAAATTAAAGTACTGGGAACTCAATTTAATGTGTCGGCCTATGCCGAAGACAAGGTGATTCAAACTGTACTGAAAGAGGGAAGTGTTGCGATTCGCCAGAACAACGCTAGCTTTTTTGATAAAGAGGTTGTGCTAAAACCCAACCAGATGGCTTCGTTTGCGAAAAATTCGAATGAAACCAAACTTACTGATGTTGACGTCAGTTATTATACGTTGTGGACCAAGGGATTACTGAGTTTTGATGATGTCGATTTCAATCGCATAGTGAAAAAGGTTGAGCGCTTCTATAATATTTCGGTAAATTTTTCGGAGCCGATTCTTGGAACAATCCGTATAAGTGGCAAGCTTGATTTGAAAAAAAACAAAGACGAAGTGCTTGAATATCTGGAGAAAGTATCGTTGACGAATATCAAGAAAATAAGCGAAAATCAATATATGGTGAAAAAATAA
- a CDS encoding TonB-dependent receptor, protein MKKKWLTGHPYGDSLKKLMRIMRLTILLLFGCMLTVSANSYAQKTRLDINLSNTSIRDLFGYIEENSEFVFLYRNEDFNVNKKVVVNLKDATINQILDEALRGENVSYDVYERQIVIRKAGDVIINSQQKRDLSGTVKDVTGAPIPGATLLLKGTTIGALTDLDGKFKISIPGDAKTLVVSFVGMKAQEIALAGLSQVNVILEEETVGIEEVVAVGYGKNSRKNLSSAVTSVKSDELNKGAISDVGQLLQGKVSGLNVSSSGDPTRGTTIIMRGASTINSSQSPFYVIDGVPGADISLVTPDDILSVDVLKDAAATSIYGNRATNGVIMITTKKGNKDNEQIAYNGYFGVESVSNNLDMMNSDQLRSFLTKNNMSFSPEDDKNANTNWQKTIQRSAAISQSHNVSYSGGTNRSTYIASITYIDKQGVLISSGQNRLVARMSIEQKAFNDKVKFGLNVTNSNVRNTKVPQRNTALLQAAKYLPVSKPKNDDGTYYENFNHSGYFNPLAIIQQADDDSKISTLLGNFTTEVILPLGLKYNLNIAYQKNTSLNGEYYNSYYATNYNSAQFYNNPDPPANHYIINFGSNGLASRSTYQSKNVILENFVTWNKEIGKHNINAVVGYSWQEDEKGDGFSANNTNFPVDDVSYRNLALGNYSSVNGFIVNFGDAYAYQKTRLISDFARLNYDFSNKYMVQASIRRDGSSVFGANKEWGYFPSVSLAWRIDQEGFMKSQSVFKDLKLRGSYGITGNSTGFDAYTAQFIVGPLGTYYYQGKQIYAYGPNKAANPDLEWEKTATGNLGLDFTVLNGKLSGYVEVYNKKTTGMIYSYSVNPVMVPAGSITANGGEMSNKGIELSLTATPVKTNDFSWTTNVNLSHNKNVIEKLTNNLFIGGDSVRITQPDGGGQTGSTLQILKEGRPIGQFFTLEYAGKNSAGISQYVAKDGSLTTNPEIGTDYHYMGSPQPKVLIGWTNDFKYKNFDLNIFIRGVFGNKIFNATRADLFRPSTANTSNILVDVANESPTDINVYKYSSRFIENGSYVRLDNATLGYNFKNLGKSVKNLRLYVSGSNLFIITKYSGIDPEVEQGGIAPGVDSNNFYPKTRTVLFGVKASF, encoded by the coding sequence ATGAAAAAAAAGTGGTTAACCGGTCATCCCTATGGGGATAGCCTAAAAAAACTCATGCGAATTATGCGACTAACAATCCTGTTGCTGTTTGGATGCATGTTAACTGTTTCTGCAAACAGTTATGCACAGAAAACCCGTCTCGACATTAATCTGTCGAATACTTCAATCCGCGATCTTTTTGGGTATATCGAAGAAAACTCTGAATTTGTTTTCCTCTATCGGAATGAAGATTTCAATGTAAATAAAAAAGTTGTTGTAAACCTTAAAGATGCTACCATCAACCAGATTCTGGATGAGGCTCTTCGTGGCGAAAATGTTTCATATGATGTTTATGAGCGGCAGATTGTTATTCGTAAAGCTGGCGATGTCATCATCAATTCGCAACAAAAAAGAGATCTTTCGGGAACAGTTAAAGATGTCACCGGAGCGCCAATTCCTGGGGCCACCTTGCTTTTAAAAGGTACGACAATTGGTGCACTTACCGATTTGGATGGAAAGTTCAAGATTTCGATACCTGGTGATGCCAAGACCTTGGTGGTTTCTTTTGTTGGAATGAAGGCACAGGAAATAGCTCTCGCCGGCTTATCTCAGGTGAATGTTATTTTGGAAGAAGAAACTGTTGGTATTGAGGAAGTTGTTGCTGTTGGTTATGGTAAAAATTCACGCAAAAATTTGTCGAGTGCCGTTACGTCAGTTAAATCGGATGAACTGAATAAGGGTGCTATAAGCGATGTCGGTCAGCTTTTGCAAGGTAAAGTATCCGGATTGAATGTTTCTTCGAGTGGTGACCCAACACGCGGAACCACCATAATCATGCGTGGTGCTTCTACCATTAACAGTTCTCAAAGTCCGTTTTATGTCATTGATGGTGTTCCGGGAGCCGATATTTCTCTGGTTACACCTGACGATATTCTTTCTGTCGATGTTTTGAAAGATGCCGCTGCAACTTCAATTTATGGTAACCGTGCAACAAACGGTGTTATCATGATTACTACCAAAAAAGGAAATAAAGACAATGAACAAATTGCGTATAACGGATATTTTGGTGTCGAATCGGTGTCGAATAATTTGGATATGATGAATTCGGACCAGTTACGTTCGTTTCTTACTAAAAACAACATGTCATTTTCTCCTGAAGATGATAAGAACGCTAATACGAACTGGCAAAAGACAATTCAACGATCTGCTGCAATTTCTCAGAGTCACAACGTTTCATACAGTGGAGGTACCAATCGAAGTACTTATATTGCCAGCATAACTTACATCGACAAACAGGGTGTTTTGATCAGTAGCGGACAGAACCGTCTTGTCGCACGCATGTCTATCGAACAAAAGGCGTTTAACGATAAAGTTAAATTTGGATTGAATGTGACCAATTCAAATGTTAGAAACACCAAAGTTCCTCAGCGAAATACGGCACTTCTCCAGGCAGCTAAATATCTGCCGGTCAGCAAGCCTAAAAATGATGATGGCACCTACTACGAAAATTTTAATCATTCAGGCTATTTTAATCCATTGGCAATCATTCAACAGGCTGACGATGATTCAAAGATAAGTACCTTATTAGGTAACTTTACTACCGAAGTTATACTCCCGTTAGGATTAAAATATAACTTAAACATTGCCTACCAAAAAAATACATCGCTAAATGGTGAATATTACAATAGTTACTATGCAACCAATTACAATAGTGCCCAGTTCTATAACAATCCTGATCCACCGGCAAACCACTATATTATCAATTTTGGATCGAATGGATTGGCAAGTCGAAGCACTTATCAAAGCAAAAATGTGATTCTTGAAAATTTTGTTACCTGGAATAAAGAGATTGGGAAACACAACATAAATGCAGTTGTTGGTTATTCATGGCAAGAGGATGAAAAGGGAGATGGGTTTTCTGCAAATAACACCAACTTCCCTGTTGATGATGTAAGTTATAGAAATCTTGCACTTGGAAATTACAGTTCGGTGAATGGGTTTATTGTAAATTTTGGAGATGCTTATGCCTACCAAAAAACACGTTTGATATCAGACTTTGCGCGTTTAAATTACGATTTCAGCAATAAATATATGGTACAAGCATCAATCCGTAGAGATGGTAGCTCTGTATTTGGTGCAAACAAAGAATGGGGATATTTTCCTTCAGTGAGTTTGGCCTGGAGAATCGATCAGGAAGGATTTATGAAATCGCAAAGCGTATTCAAGGATTTAAAACTGCGCGGAAGTTACGGTATAACTGGTAACTCTACCGGTTTTGATGCCTATACTGCTCAGTTTATTGTTGGTCCGCTCGGAACCTACTATTATCAGGGAAAACAAATTTATGCTTATGGCCCAAACAAAGCTGCAAATCCTGATTTGGAATGGGAAAAAACAGCAACAGGAAACCTTGGTTTAGATTTCACGGTATTGAATGGTAAACTAAGTGGTTATGTCGAGGTGTACAATAAGAAAACTACTGGCATGATCTACTCTTATTCGGTAAACCCCGTAATGGTTCCAGCTGGCTCAATTACCGCAAATGGTGGCGAAATGTCGAATAAGGGTATTGAATTAAGCCTCACTGCAACTCCGGTAAAAACTAACGATTTTAGTTGGACTACAAATGTCAATCTGTCGCACAACAAAAACGTTATTGAGAAACTCACAAATAACCTGTTTATAGGTGGCGACTCAGTTCGTATAACCCAGCCTGATGGCGGAGGCCAAACCGGAAGTACGCTCCAGATTTTAAAAGAAGGCAGACCTATTGGTCAGTTCTTCACACTCGAATATGCTGGTAAAAACAGTGCTGGAATATCGCAATATGTGGCCAAAGATGGCAGCCTGACAACGAATCCGGAAATCGGAACTGACTACCATTATATGGGTTCGCCCCAGCCAAAAGTGTTAATTGGATGGACCAATGATTTTAAGTATAAAAATTTTGACCTGAATATCTTCATCCGTGGGGTGTTCGGCAACAAAATTTTCAATGCAACCCGTGCCGATTTGTTCCGTCCAAGTACAGCCAATACGTCTAATATTCTTGTTGATGTGGCCAATGAATCGCCGACAGATATTAATGTGTATAAATACTCTTCCCGTTTCATCGAAAATGGTAGTTATGTTCGTCTCGATAATGCAACCTTGGGTTATAATTTTAAAAACCTGGGTAAATCGGTAAAGAACTTACGCTTATATGTATCAGGAAGTAACTTGTTTATCATTACTAAATATTCTGGTATCGATCCTGAAGTTGAGCAAGGCGGTATAGCACCAGGAGTTGATTCAAATAACTTTTATCCCAAAACACGCACGGTGTTGTTTGGTGTAAAAGCTTCTTTCTAA